ACACACAGACGCACTGGACGAATGTGTGGGCCTACACTCTGTCCATTTTCCTCCTTGACACGAACAGGAACATATAAGTAAGAATCGCTTTCAGGGCAGAAGTTGATTATCCTTCAAAGGACGGCGACATCCAACAACTTTGATTTCTAGGCCTTATTATTCCCATGCATATCCAACAATCATAGTGTTTCCCaataatcaaaatcaaattatattattaactCTCTAACTTAAATTGTTAGCgaataacatttttattttggaCTCATGGTCCCTACCCCACAAACAGATTGGTGTAAGCAAATTAGATATAGAAACTGAAAGCATAACCTGTTAACTGTCCTTGAGGACACTCTCCTTTCTTATTACTCAGTTTCCGAAAATGGCATCTTATTGCCTATTTCTATATTTCTTAAAGCAGTGTGACAATCCCCACAAACCCAAAGGTTCTTGATTATCCTGAATTACTGATTGGTAgttcagagtttcaagtgagaACAAAAGCAATTGCCAACTTTTCACTATGATAGCTCAGTAGCTCTTGTTTGTTTTCAAGTTCAAGATCATAGAGTGCGTATTTGCTTTCAGGCACATATCCAGCATTCCTTATTTTTGAAAGTAGAACATAGTTCACACCATTCTGGGGCTCAATAAGCATCTTGGCAACATGCTCCTAAAACTGTTCTCCATCCATTGGCATTGTTTTGATAAAGTCATCTAGCTTGTTGACATCACCCGCTCGTCCAAGGAGGTCTGCCATACAAGACAAGTGCTCTATTCGAGTCTCTAGTCATACCTGATCTGGCAATTGCCCTTGACGTGTATAGCCTGATATCATTGAATTCCAAGAATACATGTTCCGCACATGATCCAACCCAAGCTTGCAGAAGAACTCAAAGTGCTAATAACTGAGAAATTTGAGGGCACCATTCCATGTCTCCTCATTGTATTAAAACAGGCAACTGCTTCCTCAAATTGTTCATTGTGGTCAAGGCCAGAGATCATAGAATTCCACGAGACAAGAACACGAGGAGCATCATCATACATGGGCATGTCTGAAGAGAATGGAGACTTAGAGGCATGAATATCCATGCCGAGTTTAAGCCTTCCGTCTTGGCAAGCTCGAAGAGCACTACCAATGGCATAGTGATTTGTGCATATCCTGAAATCAAACAAGACCAGGAAACAGTATTCCTTTGGGGCATTTCAGCAAACAGCTTCCGTGCGCTGATATAATACATCATCGTCTTTGGTATGTCAACAAACTCCTACCACTTGAGAACCCTTGGATTGCTTCCTAACCAATTGTAGCATGTAAAATTAACAAGGTATTTTCATTCCTTTCTTATTGTAACAGATGAATCATACAAAGTGTTTTGATGATGACACTTGATAGGTGTTTATGCAAGAGAGGAGTAGGCATTAGGCTGAACATCAGTGTATGTGCCGTTTAACCATTGCCAATTCTAGAACATGAGATGAATATATATTGTATTTgtgtatataaataaataaataatattccCTTCAGTTTTTAAGAGGGGAATACATTGCTGATTGCTGAATGCTCATTACCTACTGTACTACATTACTGACCTTAACAAACAAATAAATGGTCCCATCAGCCCAGCATAGTTCAAACACAATACACAAACTCAAAAATCTTTCATCATCTTTCCCTTGGAAGGGACTTGTACAACACCATGCTAACATATTTCTGTCCAAACTTCTCCGTCGAACGCAGGGCGGCGAAGTCACCCCCATCGGTTTTGTGGATGTATAGATGATTGAGTTCCAGATGGGAGGGTCTAGGGACAACCGTGGATGAAGAAGAAGGGTCATCTCTTGTTGTGAGTGGTAGTTGTGGTGGTAACTCGGGCGGAGGCCTGCCAAACTCATCGTCGTTTAAGAGCATGTTATCATAAGTCCATGGTGGGGATGGAGGATCTTGGGCATCACCTAACCTTGCAGCCGTTTCTGGAATATAATCCTGCAAATATGGTTAAGCATTAGGTAGATATTAGAGGAAAAGTAGTCCAACAAGTGTACAAGAAttggaaagaaaagaagtaCCTGCAAATCCAAGATGTTGTAGGGGAAACCAGAATGATCAAAAGCCCAGGGGAATTCTGGAGCATGGGTGAGATATCCATCTACAATGAAACGGTAATGATAGATACCTGTTGGGAGTGCTTTAACAATGGCATAAGCATGAGGATGAGGGGGAGACTGCAAGTGCAGGGTGTCTCTGGTTTCCCAGTTGTCCCATGATCCTATAACAGCAACATCCCTGCTTACTGGATGGTTCCAAGTAATATTCACACGTTTCAATCTCTGATGTACCACTCTTTCTACATATCCATCTTGCATTTGCCGCTGGGCCATGCACCACCAGTTACACTAGCTTAGCTTTgctttttaatttcattttttcatACATTAACTAACAATCACAAAATTAAATGCAACATACACTTGAGCAAGCAGTATCCCTTTGTCCTGTCACAAAACACAATAACAAGAGCTGACACAGATTTAAAAGGGATCATCTGACCTGTGGTGCTGCTGCTGTTGGGGTATGGAATCTCAATTGTGGTTCATACTTGTCATCATCTTTAAGTCCAGAAGTGCCTTCGCCGTCTTTTCCTTTGCCGTGACTTCCCATCACCCAAAACGGAACAAGTTGATTGCAATCAAAGTGATGTAAACAAGATGATCAAGGGAAGCTACAGCTGCCAGCGACACAGCACGAATCGAATCCATTAGATACATCACAGCATACATGATacaacaaacaaacaaacaataaGAAAGCAATATATAGTCACTTTCACACCCATTTCCCTACAGTCTACATAACATACAACAAACCCTTTCAAGAAGCAACCCAACCTCCCTAACTGCCATTCTTCCTACACAACATACATACCCACTTTTCTTTTGAATCTTTGATCATcaacctctctctctccctctatAGACAAGGTCTATGTTATGTAATGTTATATTCTCCAACGAGTTTGGAAGATTCTGCTCAGGACTGTGACCCGGTTTAAGGGGGAGAATGTTCCCCTGCCATCAGGAACAACTTAACAACCACACACTGTACTGTGTCATCAACTGTGCACATCATTCGTTTTTgtaaagaaaaatcaaagggtACAAATAAAACTGGTTGAATTTATATACCATGATGATGGGGGTGCAGCAGGTGAGTGAAGTTGTTTTTCATCCAACAAGTGGAAGGTGAAGTCAAAAGGAAAAGCAAAGCGAGGTTGCTCTAAAAGGTGAGATCACACTAAAAAAAATAGCTATTACTCTAAAAATAACATTGTGGTTACACTCTACACAGGAAATCATGAGTTGTTAATTAGATTTTGACGCCTTCAACTTTGTCcttactctctctctcttttcttcttattattaaaCTTTAATGATTTTCAATGCTACAGCACTTCTTTTACCAATAACAACACTGCTGCAATTCAACAACCAATAAATACTACCTAACAAAATTGTTATGTATTATAAATcctaagtttttttttttttttttgtctggTCATATAATTGAACTGTTGACATAATTGGAGTTCTATTATTAGGAATACATCTAATTTGGCCATTCATTAAAAGATGGtaatcaacaattatttcatttTGAAACTTCAATTCCATTGCttctatatataaaataaattctttGTTAGGCATATTTTGTGTTGAAATGAAAGGGACTGATACCTCTAAACCAAACAAGAAGCGGCACACTGCATCTCCTATTCAATAATATTCATGGCTGTAGGGTTTggttgaaattaaattaaagcagagattattatttaaataagtagCATTTGATACCGGGCAATAACTTATACCAGCCTATACTATATTTTATGTTATCTTTGGCGTCATGTCAAATAAACAACAACACACCAAGAGGACTTTCTTTTGATACAAGACACTAGGTTCGTGTTATCGAATTAATCGAggattctttaatttttctcttATGCCTCTGCTCCCATGAAACCAACAAGAACTTGCGCCATCAGGTGGTGACAAAATCCCTTGTTGGATGTTATGGCTAATTTCGGTTACATTATAGTAgtttaaagaaaaaagattaGTTCCTTTGACACATTTTTATGTTCTAGAATTTCGTAGCTGTGccaattaattatataattaagatGACAAAGACACGCAACCAAAGAAATATTATCAGGATAGCTTTTAGTAATCCTATGTTATTTTGACAAATTTTTTAGTCTCGAATAATGTAATAAACGGCGTTATATCTCCGTCCTGAAGCAAGCATATAGGCATAATAATGAAGGTGGTGCCAaactgaaattaaaaaaaattctccaACGACGAAAAGCAGAGATACTTATGGACCTTTTGAAGCATATATAAGATGCAAGAATTAATAGCATCCCAAGATTCCAAAACAAGCACGTGAAAAAGCAAAGAGTTAAAGCAAGATAGATTCTTGTTTAGGCCACATAAGTAGCTCCAAATAAGGCTTAATCAATTATTCGACCCAACTTTAGCATAAGCATAGCTCCCAAATAATAAAGATCTCTCTTTGTATGTTCAATGTTCCCATGTGGtttgttttttatatttgttgTGAAGGGGGGTCAGCAAGCATAATAGGTGCTACTTGAGCATTGTCTTATTAGTCCACTAAAGTTTGTGAGAGCAAATTATGGAGCAAGTGCGTGGGTATCTCCTTTTAAGCATCCAATCAATCATCACAACAGACCCTCAAAGTGATTCAGATGGTAGCCAGATTATGTTTTGCTAATCTCACGCTTCATTTCCTTCCTCtgctaataaataaataaatttaattattcaaaGAGGCTAGGAATCACTACATATAGCCGTTGGTATATATAGGTGTTTGATGTATATGTTCTTTGTGTTAGTGTTGCAAGTGTGAGGAGTGTTGAAATTAGTCGCACatcaaagaaagtaagaaagagtGAGGAATTTATAAGATAAGAGACCCATTAACTTGACACCTTAAagttttgagttggatgtgttatcttctcatcttatatTCTCTTACTTTTGTGTTATATTTTCTTGGGAAAAGCTTATGTATGTGGATGTAATAATATCCTTAATAATTTTTCTCTAAATCATGTTGAGGTAGTATAATAAGGAACCACCAAAGGGATCAGTGAAGAGTTATAATTTGGTTTTCTTctctaattatatttatattatggCTGATGATGCATGTTAGATAGTATAAgaagatataaaaattaaaataaaaaagggtaAAAATGGGGTAAGGCCATCACTATCTTAACTTAAGGAATAAGCAGCTTAATAAGTAGCTGTCAGTTTGCTGGCAAAGTGATGAAGGCttttgttattaaaatattctccctcctctttt
The Arachis stenosperma cultivar V10309 chromosome 7, arast.V10309.gnm1.PFL2, whole genome shotgun sequence genome window above contains:
- the LOC130940217 gene encoding SNF1-related protein kinase regulatory subunit beta-2-like isoform X1, whose protein sequence is MGSHGKGKDGEGTSGLKDDDKYEPQLRFHTPTAAAPQRQMQDGYVERVVHQRLKRVNITWNHPVSRDVAVIGSWDNWETRDTLHLQSPPHPHAYAIVKALPTGIYHYRFIVDGYLTHAPEFPWAFDHSGFPYNILDLQDYIPETAARLGDAQDPPSPPWTYDNMLLNDDEFGRPPPELPPQLPLTTRDDPSSSSTVVPRPSHLELNHLYIHKTDGGDFAALRSTEKFGQKYVSMVLYKSLPRER
- the LOC130940217 gene encoding SNF1-related protein kinase regulatory subunit beta-2-like isoform X2, giving the protein MQDGYVERVVHQRLKRVNITWNHPVSRDVAVIGSWDNWETRDTLHLQSPPHPHAYAIVKALPTGIYHYRFIVDGYLTHAPEFPWAFDHSGFPYNILDLQDYIPETAARLGDAQDPPSPPWTYDNMLLNDDEFGRPPPELPPQLPLTTRDDPSSSSTVVPRPSHLELNHLYIHKTDGGDFAALRSTEKFGQKYVSMVLYKSLPRER